In Candidatus Berkelbacteria bacterium, the following are encoded in one genomic region:
- the rpoB gene encoding DNA-directed RNA polymerase subunit beta translates to MRKYFRPLESVTSFSNLIEVQLKSYLWLFEEGLGELLNEVSPVEDFTGKVFSLEFGEYSLDKPKYDEKTAKDKNLTFKAPLRCKVKLVNKLTNKSKTGEVFLGDFPLMTERGTFIINGVERVVVSQIVRSFGIFFVSEEIGARRLFGAKVIPNRGAWLEFETNSRDVISVKVDRKRRIPATTFLRALGKYDDAKIKSLFKDIDTNPDHHYIDATLARDPAKTQEEAVVEVYKRIRPGDLVTPETAETFIQTIFFNSKRYDLGRVGRYKINQRLEMNLPNNATNRVLRVEDIVSTIREIIRLNNTPGAEQDDVDHLKNRRVKAVGELVQNRLRVGLLRMERIIKDRMSQIVDPEEVNPVTLVNSRPVAAILQEFFASSQMSQFMNQTNPLAELEHKRTLSATGPGGLSREHAGFDVRDVHRSHYGRICPITTPEGQNIGLVGYLATSARVNEYGFIETPFRKIEHKDNKARVTEKVEYLDAYEEEKYTLAPYSAKVDDKGYVIGSRIIARRGGDPVVEATGKVDYIDISPQQIGAIAVALIPFVEHDDAVRASMGSNMQRQAVPLVRSEAPIIGTGLEGSVKDSGQLIVAEEDGEVSYVDAAKIVLKTKRGEKTYDLLKFSRSNQSTCINQRPIVEIGQKVKIGDVIADSSASDQGELAIGQNVTVAYMSWGGYNYEDAIIVSERLVKDDRYTSIHIEKYSAEVRDTKLGPELVTRDIPNVGDEALANLDEQGIVRIGAEVSAGDILVGKITPKGETELTAEEKLLRAIFGEKAKDVKDTSLRLPHGEYGKVVAVKIFSKEQGDELPAGVYQQIEVSVAQMRKVTVGDKMAGRHGNKGVISRVVPEEDMPFLPDGTPVDIILNPLGVISRMNLGQILETHLGWAAKKLGYRVASPAFHGVPVAEIEKELAKADLPVSGKIQLRNGRDGNDYDQETTVGIKYLLKLIHLVDDKMHARSTGPYSMVTQQPLGGKAQFGGQRFGEMEVWALEAYGAAHTLQEMLTIKSDDVIGRAKAYEAIIKGETIQKPQIPASFAVLVRELESLGLNVEVIETEEKMNEITEEQSLLEDQGLPEGKLRITDPLGEDADEMVRDTAARQTAIDESPEEQEVLTRKSASKASKERKED, encoded by the coding sequence CTGCGTAAGTATTTTCGACCGCTGGAGTCGGTGACTAGTTTTTCGAACTTAATCGAAGTGCAGCTAAAGAGCTATCTATGGTTGTTTGAAGAGGGTTTGGGCGAACTATTAAATGAAGTTTCGCCAGTAGAGGACTTTACGGGGAAAGTTTTCTCTTTGGAATTCGGCGAGTATTCGTTAGACAAGCCGAAATACGACGAGAAGACCGCCAAAGACAAGAATCTAACTTTTAAAGCGCCGCTACGGTGCAAGGTTAAGCTTGTTAATAAGTTGACTAATAAATCAAAGACCGGAGAGGTCTTTTTGGGCGACTTCCCATTAATGACCGAACGGGGAACGTTTATTATTAACGGTGTTGAGCGAGTTGTGGTTAGCCAAATTGTCCGTTCGTTCGGAATCTTTTTTGTCTCGGAAGAAATTGGCGCCAGACGCCTATTCGGCGCCAAGGTAATTCCTAACCGCGGTGCTTGGCTTGAGTTTGAGACCAACTCTCGCGACGTAATCTCCGTGAAAGTTGATCGAAAACGACGCATTCCTGCCACCACCTTCCTCCGCGCTCTTGGTAAATACGACGACGCAAAAATTAAGAGTCTATTCAAAGATATCGATACCAACCCGGACCACCATTACATCGACGCTACGCTTGCTCGTGACCCGGCCAAAACTCAAGAAGAGGCTGTGGTAGAAGTTTACAAGCGTATTCGTCCAGGGGATCTGGTAACGCCAGAAACAGCCGAAACGTTTATTCAGACTATTTTCTTCAACTCGAAACGCTACGACCTCGGTCGCGTTGGCCGCTACAAAATTAACCAGCGACTTGAAATGAATCTGCCGAATAACGCGACTAACCGCGTGTTGCGCGTTGAGGATATCGTTTCCACAATTCGTGAAATTATCCGCCTCAACAATACCCCAGGCGCCGAGCAAGATGATGTTGATCACTTGAAGAATCGCCGTGTTAAAGCCGTCGGCGAACTGGTCCAGAACCGCCTTCGTGTCGGCCTACTTCGTATGGAGCGCATTATCAAGGACAGAATGAGTCAGATTGTCGATCCGGAAGAGGTAAACCCGGTCACGCTTGTTAACTCCCGACCGGTAGCGGCAATTTTGCAAGAATTCTTCGCCTCTTCTCAGATGAGCCAATTCATGAACCAAACCAACCCGCTTGCCGAGTTGGAGCACAAACGGACGCTTTCTGCGACCGGCCCAGGTGGTTTATCACGCGAACACGCCGGCTTTGATGTCCGTGACGTTCACCGTTCGCACTACGGTCGTATCTGCCCGATTACCACTCCGGAAGGTCAGAACATTGGTTTAGTTGGCTACCTTGCAACTAGCGCCCGCGTTAACGAATACGGCTTCATTGAAACTCCGTTCCGTAAAATTGAACATAAAGACAACAAGGCACGCGTTACAGAAAAGGTTGAGTACCTCGACGCCTACGAAGAAGAAAAGTACACCCTAGCGCCGTATTCGGCCAAAGTTGACGACAAAGGTTACGTTATCGGCTCACGAATTATCGCCCGCCGAGGCGGTGATCCAGTTGTTGAAGCAACCGGTAAGGTTGACTACATCGATATCTCGCCACAGCAGATCGGCGCTATTGCCGTTGCGCTTATCCCGTTCGTCGAACACGACGACGCCGTCCGCGCCTCCATGGGTTCTAACATGCAACGTCAAGCCGTGCCGCTGGTCCGCAGCGAAGCGCCTATTATCGGTACTGGGCTAGAAGGTTCCGTTAAGGATTCTGGTCAGCTCATTGTCGCCGAAGAAGATGGCGAAGTATCGTACGTTGACGCCGCTAAAATCGTGCTCAAAACTAAGCGTGGCGAAAAAACTTACGACCTCTTGAAGTTCTCCCGCTCAAACCAGTCGACTTGTATTAACCAGCGACCAATCGTGGAGATCGGTCAGAAGGTTAAGATCGGCGACGTGATCGCCGACTCCTCGGCAAGTGATCAGGGCGAACTGGCTATCGGCCAGAACGTGACCGTCGCTTATATGAGCTGGGGCGGCTACAACTATGAAGACGCCATCATCGTTAGCGAACGTCTAGTTAAAGACGATCGCTACACCTCAATTCACATTGAAAAATATTCTGCTGAAGTGCGCGACACTAAACTTGGCCCGGAATTAGTCACGCGCGACATTCCTAATGTCGGCGACGAAGCACTAGCCAACCTTGATGAGCAGGGCATTGTCCGCATCGGCGCCGAGGTCTCAGCCGGCGACATTTTGGTCGGTAAAATTACTCCTAAAGGAGAAACCGAACTAACGGCTGAGGAAAAACTACTCCGAGCCATCTTTGGCGAAAAGGCCAAAGACGTTAAGGACACCTCACTGCGCTTGCCTCACGGTGAGTACGGTAAGGTAGTCGCCGTCAAGATTTTCTCCAAAGAACAAGGCGACGAACTACCAGCCGGCGTTTATCAGCAAATCGAAGTCTCAGTGGCTCAAATGCGCAAAGTCACCGTTGGTGACAAAATGGCCGGCCGACACGGTAACAAGGGTGTCATCTCTAGGGTCGTTCCAGAAGAGGACATGCCGTTCCTACCTGACGGTACGCCAGTTGACATCATCTTGAACCCGCTCGGCGTTATTTCGCGCATGAACCTCGGACAAATTCTTGAAACCCACCTAGGCTGGGCCGCAAAGAAGCTCGGCTACCGGGTTGCTTCGCCGGCTTTTCACGGCGTTCCAGTTGCCGAGATCGAAAAAGAACTCGCCAAAGCTGACTTGCCAGTATCCGGCAAGATCCAACTGCGAAACGGTCGCGACGGTAACGATTACGACCAAGAAACAACCGTCGGCATTAAATACTTACTGAAACTAATTCACCTTGTCGACGACAAGATGCACGCCCGCTCAACCGGCCCGTACTCCATGGTCACTCAGCAGCCGCTCGGTGGTAAAGCCCAATTCGGCGGTCAGCGATTTGGTGAAATGGAAGTGTGGGCATTGGAAGCTTACGGCGCCGCCCATACCTTACAAGAAATGCTGACGATTAAATCTGACGACGTTATCGGCCGAGCCAAAGCTTACGAAGCGATTATTAAGGGCGAAACTATTCAGAAACCACAGATCCCGGCCTCATTTGCCGTTCTCGTGCGTGAGCTTGAATCGCTAGGCTTAAACGTTGAAGTCATCGAAACAGAAGAAAAGATGAATGAGATTACTGAAGAGCAAAGCTTGCTTGAAGACCAGGGCCTGCCAGAAGGCAAGCTGCGAATTACCGACCCGTTGGGCGAAGACGCCGACGAGATGGTTCGTGATACCGCTGCTCGCCAAACCGCAATCGACGAATCACCGGAAGAGCAAGAGGTACTCACCAGAAAATCAGCCTCAAAAGCTTCCAAAGAAAGGAAGGAGGACTAA